A genomic region of Clostridia bacterium contains the following coding sequences:
- the nuoH gene encoding NADH-quinone oxidoreductase subunit NuoH: MENLFVNIAGAIRGWLTGLGLSSMMIEAVMAVVYLLGILAFVLLNVIYLVYLERKLSAYMQQRLGPNRVGPRGLFQTVLDVLKLLGKEDIIPNAADRWVFRIAAIVVMVPAIMVFAVVPFGKNMIAVDLNIGIFYFVAVASTATMAFLMAGWGSNNKWSLLGGMRSVAQMVSYEIPMVLSLLGVIMLAGSLRVSDIMAAQKTVWFVVLQPVAFLIYLIASTAELNRQPFDLPEGEQELTAGPYTEYSGMRYALFFLAEYTNMIAVSAIAATLFLGGPQGPWLPSWLWFMIKVYAMIAVYMWFRWTLPRIRIDHLMAFNWKFLVPLSLANVLVTGIGLEIYKWYQTLGW; the protein is encoded by the coding sequence ATGGAAAACCTTTTCGTCAATATCGCCGGTGCAATACGCGGCTGGCTAACCGGTCTGGGACTGTCCTCCATGATGATTGAGGCCGTAATGGCGGTGGTTTATTTATTAGGTATTCTCGCCTTTGTGTTACTAAATGTTATCTACCTGGTATACCTGGAGCGGAAGCTGTCAGCCTACATGCAGCAGCGGTTAGGTCCTAACCGGGTCGGCCCGCGCGGCTTATTTCAAACGGTTTTGGATGTGCTGAAGCTTTTGGGTAAGGAGGACATCATCCCGAACGCTGCTGACCGGTGGGTCTTTCGTATTGCCGCCATTGTTGTCATGGTACCTGCCATCATGGTCTTCGCCGTGGTGCCCTTTGGGAAGAACATGATCGCGGTAGACCTGAACATTGGTATCTTCTACTTCGTAGCGGTCGCCTCGACGGCAACCATGGCCTTCTTGATGGCTGGATGGGGTTCCAACAACAAGTGGTCCTTGTTGGGCGGCATGCGCTCCGTGGCGCAAATGGTGAGCTATGAGATTCCGATGGTGTTGTCCCTTCTGGGAGTAATCATGCTGGCAGGGTCTCTGCGGGTTTCCGATATTATGGCTGCCCAAAAGACCGTTTGGTTCGTAGTGCTGCAGCCGGTGGCCTTCTTGATCTATCTGATTGCTTCGACGGCCGAGCTGAACCGCCAACCCTTTGACTTGCCAGAAGGGGAACAGGAACTGACCGCAGGGCCTTATACTGAGTACAGCGGTATGCGGTATGCATTATTCTTCCTGGCTGAGTATACCAATATGATTGCCGTTTCGGCCATTGCTGCCACCCTCTTCTTGGGCGGTCCGCAAGGTCCTTGGCTGCCGTCCTGGCTGTGGTTTATGATCAAGGTTTACGCCATGATCGCCGTGTACATGTGGTTCCGCTGGACCCTGCCCAGGATCCGGATCGACCATTTGATGGCTTTCAACTGGAAATTCTTAGTGCCTTTGTCCTTAGCCAACGTGCTGGTTACCGGCATCGGCTTGGAAATCTATAAGTGGTATCAAACATTAGGGTGGTGA
- a CDS encoding NADH-quinone oxidoreductase subunit I: MFGTGLLKGLRVTAKHLVGKAITEQYPERKPNLPPRSHGSFSLEPDKCNACGVCSNSCPNSVITVLSDRDENKKRFLTGYYMDLGFCLFCGLCVEACPNDALHVENDFELSAYRRGDVVLTLYAREQQKQVANE; this comes from the coding sequence GTGTTTGGCACAGGACTGTTAAAAGGGTTACGGGTGACGGCAAAACACCTGGTAGGGAAGGCCATCACGGAGCAATACCCGGAAAGGAAGCCGAACTTGCCGCCGCGATCCCATGGCAGTTTTTCTTTGGAACCGGACAAGTGCAATGCTTGCGGTGTTTGCAGCAATTCATGTCCCAACAGCGTAATCACGGTTTTGTCCGACCGGGATGAAAACAAGAAGAGGTTCTTGACGGGTTATTACATGGACCTGGGATTTTGTTTGTTTTGCGGTTTGTGCGTAGAGGCGTGCCCCAATGATGCGCTCCATGTGGAAAACGATTTTGAACTAAGTGCCTACCGGCGTGGGGATGTGGTCCTTACCCTCTATGCCAGGGAGCAACAGAAACAAGTGGCCAATGAATAA
- a CDS encoding NADH-quinone oxidoreductase subunit D — protein sequence MSVADNKFLRTEELTLNMGPQHPSTHGVYRAVLTLDGEYITGMENVIGYLHRGMEKLAEARTYTQFIPYPDRMDYASALLNELGYVQAVEKLMGIEVPERAEYIRVILCELQRIASHMLMLGSYALDLGGYTPWMYFFRDREKILDLFEMVTGARMTPGYMRIGGVADDLPPEFMPQLKQFMASMPASFEEYDNIIVGNEIFITRTKGVGVLTAEKALAYGVTGPNLRAAGVAYDLRKVAPYGIYDRFDFEVPVYQNGDCFDRFVIRIDEMKQSLRIIEQAIADIPEGPVKAKVPRVIKPPAGEVYHQIEGSKGCVGYYVVSDGSNKPYRVHIHGPSFVNLGALPEMCIGLKIQDVIATIASIDFILGEVDR from the coding sequence ATGTCCGTAGCAGACAACAAATTCTTGCGTACGGAAGAACTGACACTGAATATGGGACCCCAGCACCCCAGTACTCACGGTGTTTACCGGGCGGTCTTAACCTTGGACGGGGAATATATCACCGGTATGGAGAACGTGATCGGCTACCTGCACCGCGGCATGGAAAAGCTGGCTGAGGCACGCACTTATACCCAGTTTATCCCCTATCCCGACCGCATGGATTACGCATCAGCTTTGCTCAACGAGCTGGGCTATGTGCAGGCGGTGGAAAAGCTCATGGGTATCGAGGTTCCGGAACGAGCCGAGTATATCAGGGTGATCCTGTGTGAATTGCAAAGAATTGCCAGCCACATGTTGATGCTGGGGAGTTATGCCTTGGATTTGGGTGGATATACTCCCTGGATGTACTTTTTCAGGGACCGGGAAAAGATTCTGGATTTATTTGAGATGGTTACCGGTGCCAGGATGACACCCGGTTACATGAGGATTGGGGGAGTGGCGGATGACTTGCCGCCGGAGTTCATGCCCCAACTGAAACAATTCATGGCCAGTATGCCTGCTTCTTTTGAAGAGTATGACAACATTATCGTCGGTAATGAAATATTTATCACCAGAACCAAAGGTGTTGGAGTGCTGACGGCGGAGAAAGCGTTAGCCTATGGAGTTACCGGTCCTAACTTGAGGGCTGCCGGTGTAGCTTACGATCTGCGCAAAGTAGCTCCTTATGGTATTTACGATAGATTTGACTTTGAAGTGCCTGTTTATCAGAATGGGGATTGTTTTGACAGGTTCGTCATCCGCATTGACGAAATGAAGCAGTCCCTGAGGATCATTGAGCAGGCGATAGCGGATATACCGGAAGGGCCTGTGAAAGCAAAAGTGCCTAGGGTCATTAAACCTCCCGCCGGGGAAGTCTATCACCAGATTGAGGGTTCCAAAGGTTGCGTGGGTTATTACGTGGTGAGTGACGGTTCAAATAAACCTTACCGGGTTCACATTCATGGACCATCCTTTGTTAATCTGGGAGCCTTGCCGGAGATGTGCATAGGTTTGAAGATTCAGGATGTGATAGCCACGATTGCTTCCATTGACTTCATCCTGGGTGAAGTCGATCGTTAA
- a CDS encoding NADH-quinone oxidoreductase subunit J, which yields MVSPLVFWIIAGVTILAALAVVSLTNLVHSALWLVVVFVGVAATYLILEAEFLAAVQVIVYAGAIAILIVFGVMLTRRGDIRESNLFNNYRIGGGIVSLALMAGIISMIAKADWAVASVTAPIKEVGFLAQSLLGQYVLPFEIAGVLLLVALVGAIIIAKEVRE from the coding sequence ATGGTGTCACCATTAGTGTTTTGGATCATAGCCGGAGTGACCATCCTGGCCGCCTTAGCCGTAGTCAGCCTGACCAACCTGGTCCACAGTGCCCTCTGGCTCGTGGTGGTTTTCGTTGGGGTGGCTGCTACTTACTTGATTTTGGAAGCGGAGTTTTTAGCGGCGGTGCAGGTGATTGTCTATGCCGGTGCCATTGCGATCCTCATCGTTTTCGGTGTGATGCTGACCAGAAGAGGAGATATCCGGGAGAGCAACCTGTTCAATAATTACCGGATTGGTGGGGGTATAGTGTCTTTGGCCCTCATGGCTGGGATTATCAGTATGATTGCCAAGGCGGATTGGGCCGTTGCCTCCGTCACTGCTCCCATCAAAGAGGTGGGCTTCCTGGCACAGAGTTTACTGGGACAGTACGTACTTCCTTTTGAAATTGCCGGTGTGCTGCTGCTGGTAGCTTTAGTGGGAGCAATCATCATAGCGAAAGAGGTGAGGGAATAA